The DNA window GGAGGACATGATGAAACCCCTCATCTCATCGGGTTGTTTTGAGTGGTCTCTTCGAGACCCTACTACACTCCAAAGTTTAAAGGGGTTTTGACTGTTGAAAGGCTGTTGGGCGGTTTACTGCATCCCCGCCCTAAAGGGCAAGGCTTTCGGAAGAAAAAACGTAAGATTGAAGCTTGGTGATTTTAGCTGCGATGCTCTACTTTGAATTCACATCATAACCAACTTGCGATAGGTTTAATACGTCAAACGCTTTACTCTCATCTGGTGATAAAAACGTCCTGCGAGAAAGTTGAAGCTCTCGTTAAGAAACTTGCACTCGGCTTCGTGTTTCTCTTCCTTGCGGGTTTTCTCATACTCTACTACGAGGTTCGAGTGCTAGCGTGCGCGACAACCGAACTCTGCCCCACTCTGCTCTTTGAATACTCCCCGCTCAACCAGTTGGGCATGATAGTTGCGGTCTTCGTGATCGGCACGTTGTTCTTCGGCTTCGCCTTGTACTACTCCTCAAACGGAGGTGAGTGAACTTGTCCTGTAAGGAGGTCAAAGAATTCATCAAGAGGGCACTATTTTTTGCAGTTCTTTTCATTGATGCGGGCTTTTTAGCTACCTACTATGCCCTTCGAAAGATTATTATAACACAAAGGCGACTCAATGGTCCCGACCTGTGGAGTTCGGATATGGTGGTTATCTTTTTCATCGTATCCACGGTTTTTCTGGCCCTTCTCGCATACACTTCCAGGGATTAGCTTTTTTACGTCTTTCCACAAACCTGTTTCGGTGGTGGTATGAGAATCCAAGACGTCTACATCTGGGACATAAACGCTAAGTGGCTCGGGATTTCACCGGTTCAGCTTATGGAGAACGCAGGTGCTGGAGTCGCGAGAGTTATCGAGGAGCGCTTTGGAAAGGGGCTTAAAATAGCGGTCTTCTCCGGGACGGGAAACAACGGCGGCGATGGATTCGTTGTAGCGAGACATCTCAGCTTCGAGAACGACGTTACTCTCTTCCTGGTTGGCGACGAGACGAAAATAAGGAGCGAGGAAGCTCGCCACAACTGGGAGATTCTGAAAAAGCTCGACTTCGTTAAGATAAGAACTCTAAAGGATTCGTCTTACATTAAGTCTCTCGATCTCTCTGAGTTCGATGTCATAGTGGATGCTCTCCTTGGTGCAGGAACGAAAGGAGAACCAAGAGAGCCGATAAGGAGCGCCATTGAGAAAATAAACGAGTACGCCGGAAAAGCAAAAATAGTTAGCATTGACCTGCCAAGCGGCTATCCGAGCAACGTTAGAGTAAAGGCCGACTTTGCCGTCACTTTCCAGTGGGACAAGGAGGAATACGAGGGCTTTGAGAGGGTTGTGGCGAAGATAGGCTATCCAAGGGAGCTCTACCATCTTGTCGGGCCGGGCGATGCCAAGTTCGCACTCAGAAAGAAGGGCGAGCACAAGGGACAGAACGGGAAGCTCCTCGTGATTGGCGGGAGTGAGGACTACTTCGGAGCACCTTATCTCGCGGCGAAAGCGGCCTCCTACCTCGTGGATCTCGTGTATCTGGTTATACCCGAGTATTCGGCGAGGAGGATAAACGACCCCAATCTAATCCTGCGCCCATTTGAAGGTAGGAACTTCACAAAGGAAGAGGTGGAGGACGTTCTAGCAATAGCAGACGGCGTTGATGCCGTCGTTATCGGGCCGGGGATTGGGTTGAGGGCCGAGACAAAGGACTTCGTCGTTGAGTTCCTCCGCTGGTGCGAGAAGCCCGTCGTTATAGACGCCGACGCCCTAAAGGCCGTCGCCGAGGATTTTGACGTTCTCAAGGGTAAGAACTTCGTTCTGACACCCCATGCTGGCGAGTTCAGGATACTGTTCGGAGAGAAGCCCGAAGGAAGCCTTGAAGAGAAAGCCAAGCTTGTCGTGGAGAAGGCAAAGGCAGTTGGAGGAACAATCTTGCTCAAAGGAGCCTACGACATCATAAGCGACGGAGAGGTTTGGAAGTACAACAAGACTGGCAACAGGGGCATGACGACCGGCGGAACGGGAGACGTTCTGGCTGGTCTAGTAGGGGCACTCCTTGCGCTTGGAAACTCTCCGCTTAGAGCCGCTTCAGTGGGAGCCTTCCTCAATGGCCTCGCTGGCGATATGGTGAAAGAAGAGATGGGGGAGAACTTCACGGCTTTTGATGTTGCCAGAAAGGTCCCCTATGCCGTGAAGTGGGTGCTGGAGTTCTGAGGTTCTTTTTGATTTTTTCATCCCCTAACTCTTAGTTTTCGGATTCTGGGAAGAAATCCTTCCAGTTCTCAAGGAACATCTTCGAAATCTGGTGAGTCCTGAACGCTGGGAGCAGGTACACTATGGAGCACGTAGATTGGGTGAATGCAAAAGCTATCAATAAAGATGGATAAACAACTGGGTATGGGTTTTTACTGGTAACTGAGAGATATCCACCCTTCATTAAAGCTCCAAAGGCAAAAAATGAGATTGCCAATGCCCAAAAAGCCCATCCTGGCAGTTCTCCCAGGCTCCAGTACATTAGAGGGACTGCATACGGAAGCATGAGAATAACGTGCCCATTTCAAAAAGCGTTCCACGTGAAACCTCGTAAAAGCCGATTGAAAAAAGATGAGCCTCCACAAGCGTCCACAGGGTGATTGAAAATATAAAAGCCATGATACACCCGTTATCTAGGTTCTTAGATGCCATCAAGAAACCAAACCAAAGAAGAAGGCCAATTGTCCTACCAGATGGGTTTTTCACAATTAGAAACGCCGTTAGAACAACTAAAGGAAGGAGCAGTACAAAAAACACAAAATCAGGAGAGCCACCGTAGCGGAGAATCCACTGTAATTCTGAGGCCATTTTGGCGAGATACACAACCAGGCCAAAGGAGAATATCCCAGCTCCCAGGGGATGACCCCAAGTTGGGCCAAAGGCAAACACAACTCCTATACCAAGTATAAATAGGTATAGTAAGGTTTCCTTGAATAGGTTCCAGTAGCCCAGCTTCTTCACACTAAAAGTTCCAGTAACTGGTTCTCCCATGCCATCAATTGTGGCGGTGATGGTAAATACTCTCCCTGCAAGTTTGTTCAGATATGAATCGAAGACTGGCTTTCCGAAGTAGGAATCGGCAAGTTCCTTGTCCAGAGCAATAACTATTGTAATGCTCCTCTCTACGTTGGTAGGCCCAAGAGATACCTGAGGATTTATAACTCGAACAGCTTCGGAGGAGATATTTTGACTCCACACAAGTTTTCCATTGGGGTATACCCCTTCGAGCTTTAGGTTCACGCTTTCATTCTTTGTTAGGTGCAATCTGACGTCGCACATTACGACATTGAATATCAACAGTTTGCGGGATGCAGTTCATCTCTCCGTCAACTACTGCTCCTCTTGTATCATCTAGATCACCACTGGAAGAAGCTGCAATTACAATGGGAACCCCTAGTAGGGTAAAGCTGAGCAGAGCGAAGACTAACGCCCTTTTCATGAAAATCACCTTGATGTATTTACAATGTACTACTTGGCAGAGAAATTCCGAGTTTTAAAAAGATTCTGGTTTCAGTTTTAATAACTGACAATAATGCCCAAATCAGATAATAGCAAAAAGATGTGGCATAAAACAGAGATGATCACCCAACTCCGCAGTAGCTCCACACAGAATAGCCGTACTGCCCGTTTGCCGGGTCGTAGGCAGGAGCCTCGAGATAGACCCAGCCGCTCGAGTCGACGTACTTGTCGACCCAGCCGCCGAGGTTGCCCGTGTACTCGTGGATGCACGAGCCCGCGAACTTCGGCACGTACACCCACCTTCCGAGCCTGCTCGAGCCGAGGTTGATGTACGTTATCAGGCCTGGCCTCTTCGAGTCTCCGTTTCTAACGAAGATCAGCTCGTCGCTGTCGTAGTAGACTATGCTCGTGCTTCCTCCGGCGAGATGATCGTGTATCCAGATTAAGTTGTTTAGTTTGTCCTTGTTGAGCCACTCCTCGTAGTCGCGGTAGAATATCACCGGCTGGCCCTCGTAGGTGAGTATAAACGCGTAGGCCGGGTACTTGTTCCAGATTATGTCGGTGTCGTGGTTTGCTACAAATGTAACGGCCTTGAAGGGATCCCGAGAGACGACGGTTCCCCCGTTCTGGAGGGCATCAACAAGGGCTGGGATGTTGGTGTTGTCAAAGGCCTCATCCATCTTGTAGTAGAGCGGGAAGTCGAAGACCTTGGCGCCGCTCGAGTAGGCCCAGTTGAGGAGGGCATCAACGTTCGTGTCCCAGTACTCTCCGACGGCCCAGCCACCCCACCAGTTAAGCCAGTCCTTGACGACCCAGGCACCGTAGCCCTTCACGTAGTCGAAGCGCCAGGCGTCAACGCCTATGCTCCTGAGGTAGGCCGCGTAGCTCTCGTCGCTCGCCCAGAGCCAGTGCTGGTCCCAGCTCTTCTCGTGGGCTATATCCGGATAACCGCCGAAGGTTCCCTCGTCACAGCACTTGACCTCGTTGGGGTGGAAGTCGAGGTAGTTGGCCGTGTATTTCCCTGATGCGACCTTTGAGAAGTCCGTCCAGGTGTAGCTGTTTGTGAAGGGGTTCCACTCGAGGTCTCCGCCGGCGCGGTGGTTTATGACGATGTCGGCTATGACCTTTATGCCGTAGGCGTGGGCGGTGTTTATCATTCTTACAAGCTCGGCCTTTGAGCCGAAGCGGGTCTCTACCGTCCCCTTCTGGTAGTACTCGCCGAGGTCGAAGAAGTCATATGGGTCGTAGCCCATCGAATAACCGCCGCTGGCTCCTTTACTCGCCGGCGGAATCCAGATGGCGGAGATTCCGGCCTGATACCACTCCGGTATCTTGCTCCTGATTGTATCCCACCAGATTCCACCGCCGGGAACGTCCCAGTAGAAGGCCTGCATTATAACGCCGCCCTCTTCGAGCTCTAGGTACTTTGTAGCGCTTGTCGGTTGTGAGACGGCCGCTGTACTAACGACGAACAGCAGGACTGTGAGCAGGGTGACAAACTTTTTCATTGAATTTGAATCACCCCTGTGTTCAGTGGTGTGTAGATATATCACTGCTGGTGAAATATTTAAGTTTTGCCATTTGAGGACATCAAAGAACATTACGATACATGAAGCTCGGTATAGGGTTTGTACCTTAATGTTATATCTAGGGCTTGGATGAAGCAGAGAAAAAGGCAGATGCATTCTCAGAAGAACGAGATAAGCTCCTTGACTTTCTTCGCGTGCTCGCAGAGCTCACAGCTCTGGAGGAAGACAAGCATGTTGAGGAGATGGAACAGCTCTACCTCGCTCAGCTCGACGTCTGCTTCCGAGATGCGCTTTATTATCGGTTGGGAGCGAAGTTCAATAGTGTTCAGCACTTCTTTTGTGAGGGCCTTCAGGGCCTCTCTGTCTTTTATCTGAAAGCCGCTCTTTTCGAGTATCTGGACGAGCCTTTCAGCCTCGACCTGTAGGTAGGCCTGCCTGAACTCCTCAATGCTTTCGTCTGGTTCGGCCTTTATCAGGAACATCCTGGCCGTTCTTGCGTATATCTTTTCGTTTCCGTGGATGTCTATTTCCTCCACAAGCCCTTCGGACTCTAAGACTTTTATATGTCTGTAGACGGTGGTTCTGTCCTTTCCAAGGATGTCACTCAGCTCGTTGATGCTCATTGATCTTTCTCTTAGCAACTTGAGTATCCGAAATCTTGTTGGGTCCGAGAGCACCTTCACTGTTTTTGGGTTCGTGATTATCAGAACTTCCCTCATAGCTGGCCCTCAGTACTCCTCCAGTTTGTCTTGAGGAGTCTCTTCTTCCTCGACTATCCTCTTTCCTGCTGCCACCATGTCTATGCTGTGGACGACGCCGCCGAACTCCTCGATGGTTCTGACGATCTCCTCGTAGTCTAGGTTGTCGCCCATTATTGTTATCTTCACGTTCTCTGTCTCTTTGTCAATTTCGACCAGGGTTATGTTGACGCCATCAACTCCCTCAAGCTCGCTCAGACCGAGCGCGAGCTCGGTCACCATCGGCTGATGTGGCTTGAGCACGTCCAGCACGAGAAGCCTTATCCCCCTCGCCATTCATTACTCCCCCTTTTTGAGAATTTCCCCAAGCTTCCTGAGCAGGTTGAGGACCTCCTCGTCCCGTCCCATTTTGGCCATCGCCAGCCATTCTATCGCATGGATTATATCTTCATCTGAGAAGTCCTTCAGCTTTTCCTCGTTGGCCTCTATCTCCTTTGAAATCTCCGTCTTGTACTCGTGCTCCTTCTTGAGAAGCTCGTCCATGACGTTGAGGAGTTCCTCGTCGTTGAAATCATAACCGAGGGCCTTGAATATCTCGAGCTTCGTCTTGAGCCTTGAGCGTGCGAAGTAGCGGAGTTCCTCGTCGCCGAGGTAGAGGTTTATGTAGAAGGCATCGGCAGTCCTTCCGTAGTACTTCTCGACGAGGTTGCCCTTCATCTCAGTCCTCTTAACCTCAACAAGTCCAGCTTCCTTGAGCTTCTCGATGTGGTGGTAGATGGTCTGGGGAGTCTTTCCGAGGATTTCGCTCAGCTGGGAAATCGTCATCTCCCTGTTCCTTAGGAGCTGGAGTATCTTCCTCCTCGTGTCCTCAAGCATCAGCTTTATGACCTCGGGGTCAGTGATGACTTTCACCTTTGCCATTTCGATCACCCAATTTAAACGTTCTAACGTCTCTTTTAACGTTCGAGCATTTAACTCTTTTGCTCGGCTCCCTAAGCCTTATTACCGGCAGGTTTATATATGTAAAGCCAAACCACCGATGGATATAAAATCCATCTCAGGAACCCTTAAAAACTCATTCCCGAAAAAGCTTCGGAGGTGACTTCAGTGGAGGCCCCGAACCTTGACTTCCTGTTTTATCCCAAGAGCGTCGCAGTCATAGGTGCTTCAAACGTCCCAGGGAAGGTTGGAAACGCCATAATGCGCTCTATAACGCTCCGCTTCAACGGAAAGGTTTATCCCGTCAACGTGAAGGGCGGGGAGATCGAGGTAAACGGCAGGAAATTTGAGGTCTACAGGAGCGTTAAGGAGATTCCCGATGAGGTTGATGTAGCGGTCATAGCCGTTCCGGCTAAGTTCGTGCCAGATGTCATTGACGAGTGCGGCGAGAAGGGAGTTAAGGCCGCAGTTGTCATCTCCGCTGGCTTTAAGGAGGCTGGTAACGTCGAGCTCGAAGAGGAGCTCGTCAAGAGGGCCAAGAAGTGGGGGATAAGAGTCGTCGGCCCGAACTGTCTCGGCGTAACCAACCTTGAGAACGGCTTTGACTGCAACTTCAACCCGCCTGAGAGGCAGGCCAGGCCGCCCTTCGGGAAGGTCGCCTTCATGAGTCAGAGCGGTGCCTTCGGCGCGGCAATCCTCGACTGGGCCGAGAGCCACAGGATCGGAATGAGCAAGTTCATCAGCCTCGGCAACATGGCGGATCTTGACGAGAGCGACTTCATGGCGTACCTCGGCGATGATCCCAAGACCGGTGTCATTACCGCTTACATCGAGGGAGTGAAGGACGGAAGGAAGTTCTTCAACACGGCCAAGGAGGTAACCCTCAAGAAGCCCGTCGTTATCCTCAAGGCCGGAAGGACAGAGGCTGGAGCGAAGGCCGCTGCCTCCCACACCGGCTCCCTCGCCGGCTCTTACAGGATATACCAGGCGGCCTTTGAGCAGACCGGCGTTTTAGAGGCTAAAAGCATGCGCCAGCTCTTCAACTACGCGAAGGCATTGGCCAGGCAGAGCCCAGCTAAAGGCAACCGTGTGGCCATAGTCACGAACGGCGGCGGCGCTGGAGTCATGATGAGCGACGGCCTTCTTGAGAGGGGCATGAAGCTCGCCGAGCTGAGCGAAGAAACCAACGAGAAGTTCAGGAGGGACATCGGGGAAGGGAAGCTTCCGGAGCACATGAGCTACAAGAACCCGATAGACGTCATAGGCGATGCACCCTCCGGCAGGTACGAGATAGCCATGCGCTACGCGTTAGAGGATGAAAACGTCGACCTCCTCGTCGTTATAGCCCTCTTCCAGAGTCCCGCTTTGGACGAAGGGATCGTCGAGGTCATGGAGAGGATGAAGGCCTACGGCAAGCCAATCGTTTTCGTCGCCCCAGGTGGAGCCTATCCGCACAAGATGGCCAGGAACATCGAGCTGAAGGGCATTCCAGTTTACGAGACAGTTGAAGACGGCGTCGATGCCGTCTATGCACTCGTAAAATACGGAGAGTGGCTGAGGGAGAACGGAAGGCTTTGAGGTTTCAAAGCTCAATCCAAGTGAAGTCCCTCGCCACTTCTCCTTTTATCCCGCTCTCTCTGACCTTCTTTTCTAAAACTTCGTGCGTATAGTTGCTGTGGCTTATGTGGGTGAAGACTGTGTAAGAAGCTCCAGTTATCTCGGCCAGCTTTATGGCATCCTCAACGCCGAGATGAGCTTTAGGAATTGAGTCTCTGTGCGTCATCTCCGCTATGAGAAGGTCAGCTCCTTCTAGGAGCTTAAGCGTTTCTCTGTCCTGCAGTATCTCTGGCCCTGTATCTCCGGTTATCGCTATTCTCTTCCCCCTGATCTCGAAGACGAAGCCGCCGGCGTTCTCTATAGGCTGGTGGACCGTCCTGAAGTGATAAACCTTCATTCCCTCTAGTTCATGCCACTTCCCGAATTCGAGCTCGTGGTAGCGCCAGTCCCTGTTTTCTGGAGCGGCTCCCCCTAGGAAGAGTGCCGAGAGGTGCTTGGCCGTATCAACTGCCTGCTTGTGGGAGTAGACGTCTATCCTCTTGAAGACCTGAAGCTCGGGAAAGCCTGCTATGTGGTCGAAGTGGGCGTGGGTTATGAAGACCTTCTCAATCTTCTTGTTCAGCCGCTCGAGGTGGTAGTGCAAATCTGGGCTCGGATCGACTAGGATTCCTCCCTCGATGTGGAGGGAGAAGCGCGTCCTTCTCAACGCTGGATTTATTCTCGCCCTTGAGCAGTTCTCGCAGGTGCAGAGGGGCTTTGGCGTTCCGCTATAGGATCCGGAGCCGAGGATCACGACCTTCATGGTATCACCTCTTTCCACTCTCCTCAAACGCTATCAGAAGCGTCCCAGCTGCCACCAGCAGGAAGCCGAGCAGGTGGTAAACCCCAACCTTCTCCCCGAGGAAGGCTATGGCTACCGCTATCGTGACGGCCGGAGCTGGAGTGAGTATTGCAGTGGCCTTTGAGAGGTTTATCCTTGAGATTGAAGCATACCAGAGGGCCTGGGTTGCGGCTATTATGACGCCTTCAGCGAGGGCAAGCCCCGTGAACTGGATTCCGCTCATGAGGGCGAGCGGGAGCAGGAGGAGAAAGCCGAAGGTGTTCCTCAAGGTGGCTATCGTCAGCGGCGAGTAGTCCGTGAACTTTGCCACCGCGTGCCCCAGCTGCCAGAAGAGTGGCGTTAGGAGGAGCAGGATGTCGCCCTTCCTCGGTGTTATCCACTTCCCCTGCGTGAGGACGAGGAAGACTCCGCCAAAGAGTAGAACCGAAGCGGTCAAAGCTTTTCCACTCACCCTTTCCCTAAGAATGAGCCAGCCGATGGCGAGGGAGTAGAACACCTCGAGACGCGTTATTATCCCGGAGTTCACGGCGGTGCTCATGCTTGTTCCGAGGGAGTAGAGGGAATAGGCGATGGCAGTGGCGAAGAGGCCAGTCAGGAACGTCTTCTTGAGCTCGGCGGGTTTTTCCGGAATTTCCTTGAACCTACCAGTGGCCAAAAGAACCGCCCACAGTATGAGGGCGGCGAAGAAGACGGACAGGGTTATGAAGCCGATTGGATTGGATGGATTAGCCTTTATAACGGCCGGCTCAAGGCCCAGAGCTAGGAGGACGAGGAAAGAGAGGAGCGTGCCTTCTGTTTCGGTGTTCATGAAAAAGGTTAGGCGGGAGTGAGGATAAAAATTTTAGGCCATACCCAAAAACTTTAAAATCTTTCCGCCCTTTCTTCCTCCATGCTCGGTGGTCGTTTTTGGCTTTGGTGAAGAATCCCTCTTCTGCACCGCCTTAGTCTGGAGTTTCCTTTCCACTGGAAACGGAGGTGTTTGAATGGACGACTTTAAGGTTACCCCATGGGACGTTGAGGGTGTCGTGGACTACAACAAGCTGATAGAGCAGTTCGGAACGAGCCCGCTGACAGACGAGCTTATAGAGAGAACCGCAGAGCTCACGAAGAGCGAACTGCCGATATTCTTCAGGAGGAGGTTCTTCTTCTCCCACAGGGACTACGACAAAATCCTCGACGACTACGAGAACGGGAGGGGCTTCTTCCTCTACACCGGCAGGGGCCCGAGCGGCCCGATGCACATCGGCCACATCATTCCCTTCTTCGCCACCAAGTGGCTCCAGGAGAACTTCGACGTCAACCTCTACATCCAGATAACCGACGACGAGAAGTTCCTCTTCAAGGAGAAGCTGAGCTTTGAGGACACCAAGAGATGGGCCTACGATAACATCCTCGACATTATAGCGGTCGGCTTCGATCCGGACAAGACCTTCATCTTCCAGAACAGCGAGTTCACGAAGATATACGAGATGGCCATTCCGATAGCAAAGAAGATAAACTTCTCGATGGCGAGGGCTGTCTTCGGCTTCAACGAGCAGAGCAAGATAGGAATGATCTTCTACCCGGCAATACAGGCTGCTCCAACCTTCTTCGAGAAGAAGCGCTGTCTTATTCCTGCCGCCATTGATCAGGATCCCTACTGGAGGCTTCAGAGGGACTTCGCCGAAAGCCTTGGCTACTACAAGACTGCTGCAATACACTCAAAGTTCGTGCCGGGCTTGACCAGCATGGAGGGCAAAATGAGCGCGAGCAAGCCGGAAACTGCCGTCTACCTTACCGACGACCCTGAAGAAGCCGGAAAGAAGATATGGAAGTTCGCCCTCACCGGGGGAAGGGCAACCGCGAAGGAGCAGAGGGAAAAGGGTGGAGAGCCGGAGAAGTGCGTCGTCTTCAAGTGGTTCGAGATATTCTTTGAGGAAGATGACAAGAAGCTCATGGAGCGCTACCACGCGTGTAAATCCGGCGAGCTCCTCTGCGGCCAGTGCAAGCGCGAGCTCATCGAGCGCGTCCAGAAGTTCCTCAAGGAGCACCAGAAGAAGAGGAAAGAGGCAGAAAAGAAGGTCGAGAAGTTCAAGTACACCGGCGAGCTCGCCCGGGAGCAGTGGGATAAGGCGATTCCAGAGCCACTGAAAGGGTGATAAGATGGTCCGCCTTCCATTCCGAGATACCTACTACGAGCTCAGGCCGAGCAAGATAATAGCGCTGGCTAAAAACTACGCTGAACATGCAAAGGAGATGGAGAGCGACGTTCCTGAGAAGCCAGTATTCTTCCTCAAGCCGCCGAGCGCGCTCATCGGCCCGGGAGACCCCATAATCCTGCCCAGGATGAGCAGGCGCGTTGACCACGAGGTCGAGCTTGCCGTAATCATCGGAAAGAGGGCGAAGCGTGTTCCCGCGGAGAAAGCTATGGACCACGTTATGGGCTACACCATAATGCTCGACATAACCGCCCGCGATCTCCAGGCAGAGGCAAGGAAGAAGGGCCTCCCCTGGACGATTGCGAAGGGCTTCGACACCTTTGCCCCTGTCGGGCCGAGGATCGTCGAC is part of the Thermococcus stetteri genome and encodes:
- a CDS encoding NAD(P)H-hydrate dehydratase, which produces MRIQDVYIWDINAKWLGISPVQLMENAGAGVARVIEERFGKGLKIAVFSGTGNNGGDGFVVARHLSFENDVTLFLVGDETKIRSEEARHNWEILKKLDFVKIRTLKDSSYIKSLDLSEFDVIVDALLGAGTKGEPREPIRSAIEKINEYAGKAKIVSIDLPSGYPSNVRVKADFAVTFQWDKEEYEGFERVVAKIGYPRELYHLVGPGDAKFALRKKGEHKGQNGKLLVIGGSEDYFGAPYLAAKAASYLVDLVYLVIPEYSARRINDPNLILRPFEGRNFTKEEVEDVLAIADGVDAVVIGPGIGLRAETKDFVVEFLRWCEKPVVIDADALKAVAEDFDVLKGKNFVLTPHAGEFRILFGEKPEGSLEEKAKLVVEKAKAVGGTILLKGAYDIISDGEVWKYNKTGNRGMTTGGTGDVLAGLVGALLALGNSPLRAASVGAFLNGLAGDMVKEEMGENFTAFDVARKVPYAVKWVLEF
- a CDS encoding alpha-amylase; the encoded protein is MKKFVTLLTVLLFVVSTAAVSQPTSATKYLELEEGGVIMQAFYWDVPGGGIWWDTIRSKIPEWYQAGISAIWIPPASKGASGGYSMGYDPYDFFDLGEYYQKGTVETRFGSKAELVRMINTAHAYGIKVIADIVINHRAGGDLEWNPFTNSYTWTDFSKVASGKYTANYLDFHPNEVKCCDEGTFGGYPDIAHEKSWDQHWLWASDESYAAYLRSIGVDAWRFDYVKGYGAWVVKDWLNWWGGWAVGEYWDTNVDALLNWAYSSGAKVFDFPLYYKMDEAFDNTNIPALVDALQNGGTVVSRDPFKAVTFVANHDTDIIWNKYPAYAFILTYEGQPVIFYRDYEEWLNKDKLNNLIWIHDHLAGGSTSIVYYDSDELIFVRNGDSKRPGLITYINLGSSRLGRWVYVPKFAGSCIHEYTGNLGGWVDKYVDSSGWVYLEAPAYDPANGQYGYSVWSYCGVG
- a CDS encoding ArsR/SmtB family transcription factor, coding for MREVLIITNPKTVKVLSDPTRFRILKLLRERSMSINELSDILGKDRTTVYRHIKVLESEGLVEEIDIHGNEKIYARTARMFLIKAEPDESIEEFRQAYLQVEAERLVQILEKSGFQIKDREALKALTKEVLNTIELRSQPIIKRISEADVELSEVELFHLLNMLVFLQSCELCEHAKKVKELISFF
- a CDS encoding DUF211 domain-containing protein; translated protein: MARGIRLLVLDVLKPHQPMVTELALGLSELEGVDGVNITLVEIDKETENVKITIMGDNLDYEEIVRTIEEFGGVVHSIDMVAAGKRIVEEEETPQDKLEEY
- a CDS encoding winged helix-turn-helix domain-containing protein, with amino-acid sequence MAKVKVITDPEVIKLMLEDTRRKILQLLRNREMTISQLSEILGKTPQTIYHHIEKLKEAGLVEVKRTEMKGNLVEKYYGRTADAFYINLYLGDEELRYFARSRLKTKLEIFKALGYDFNDEELLNVMDELLKKEHEYKTEISKEIEANEEKLKDFSDEDIIHAIEWLAMAKMGRDEEVLNLLRKLGEILKKGE
- a CDS encoding acetate--CoA ligase family protein, whose translation is MEAPNLDFLFYPKSVAVIGASNVPGKVGNAIMRSITLRFNGKVYPVNVKGGEIEVNGRKFEVYRSVKEIPDEVDVAVIAVPAKFVPDVIDECGEKGVKAAVVISAGFKEAGNVELEEELVKRAKKWGIRVVGPNCLGVTNLENGFDCNFNPPERQARPPFGKVAFMSQSGAFGAAILDWAESHRIGMSKFISLGNMADLDESDFMAYLGDDPKTGVITAYIEGVKDGRKFFNTAKEVTLKKPVVILKAGRTEAGAKAAASHTGSLAGSYRIYQAAFEQTGVLEAKSMRQLFNYAKALARQSPAKGNRVAIVTNGGGAGVMMSDGLLERGMKLAELSEETNEKFRRDIGEGKLPEHMSYKNPIDVIGDAPSGRYEIAMRYALEDENVDLLVVIALFQSPALDEGIVEVMERMKAYGKPIVFVAPGGAYPHKMARNIELKGIPVYETVEDGVDAVYALVKYGEWLRENGRL
- a CDS encoding MBL fold metallo-hydrolase, which gives rise to MKVVILGSGSYSGTPKPLCTCENCSRARINPALRRTRFSLHIEGGILVDPSPDLHYHLERLNKKIEKVFITHAHFDHIAGFPELQVFKRIDVYSHKQAVDTAKHLSALFLGGAAPENRDWRYHELEFGKWHELEGMKVYHFRTVHQPIENAGGFVFEIRGKRIAITGDTGPEILQDRETLKLLEGADLLIAEMTHRDSIPKAHLGVEDAIKLAEITGASYTVFTHISHSNYTHEVLEKKVRESGIKGEVARDFTWIEL
- a CDS encoding DMT family transporter yields the protein MNTETEGTLLSFLVLLALGLEPAVIKANPSNPIGFITLSVFFAALILWAVLLATGRFKEIPEKPAELKKTFLTGLFATAIAYSLYSLGTSMSTAVNSGIITRLEVFYSLAIGWLILRERVSGKALTASVLLFGGVFLVLTQGKWITPRKGDILLLLTPLFWQLGHAVAKFTDYSPLTIATLRNTFGFLLLLPLALMSGIQFTGLALAEGVIIAATQALWYASISRINLSKATAILTPAPAVTIAVAIAFLGEKVGVYHLLGFLLVAAGTLLIAFEESGKR
- a CDS encoding tryptophan--tRNA ligase, coding for MDDFKVTPWDVEGVVDYNKLIEQFGTSPLTDELIERTAELTKSELPIFFRRRFFFSHRDYDKILDDYENGRGFFLYTGRGPSGPMHIGHIIPFFATKWLQENFDVNLYIQITDDEKFLFKEKLSFEDTKRWAYDNILDIIAVGFDPDKTFIFQNSEFTKIYEMAIPIAKKINFSMARAVFGFNEQSKIGMIFYPAIQAAPTFFEKKRCLIPAAIDQDPYWRLQRDFAESLGYYKTAAIHSKFVPGLTSMEGKMSASKPETAVYLTDDPEEAGKKIWKFALTGGRATAKEQREKGGEPEKCVVFKWFEIFFEEDDKKLMERYHACKSGELLCGQCKRELIERVQKFLKEHQKKRKEAEKKVEKFKYTGELAREQWDKAIPEPLKG
- a CDS encoding fumarylacetoacetate hydrolase family protein — protein: MVRLPFRDTYYELRPSKIIALAKNYAEHAKEMESDVPEKPVFFLKPPSALIGPGDPIILPRMSRRVDHEVELAVIIGKRAKRVPAEKAMDHVMGYTIMLDITARDLQAEARKKGLPWTIAKGFDTFAPVGPRIVDRRELKIDDLEIGLKVNGELRQLGRTSQMVFKVPELIEYISSVMTLEPGDIIATGTPAGVGPLRHGDHVEAWIEGIGKVEFDVLSEGSILC